One stretch of Fusobacteriaceae bacterium DNA includes these proteins:
- a CDS encoding ribonuclease J, whose product MNKNAKHVQKKANGTKNAKKGGPQATGAPADRRKNLQNIHGGAKSLKKTGPAPAPEKEAKKQQDAATINSKEEKMFVIPLGGLEEVGKNITVVQYRDEIIIIDAGVIFPDENLLGIDLVIPDYTFLENNKDKIKGLFVTHGHEDHIGGIPYLYQKIDSSVPIYGGKLSLALAKSKFEGPGFLKNLPKMKEVKGRSKIKVGKYFTVEFIKVTHSIADSYSVFVSTPAGNMFHTGDFKVDLTPIDNESLDFARLSQIGEAGVDLMLSDSTNAEVEGFTPSERTVGEAFRQEFAKAQGRIIVAAFASHVHRLQQVITTAEEYGRKVAIDGRSLVKVFEIASDFGYLKMKKDTLISLSDVERYRDDKVVIICTGTQGEPMSALSRIAKGMHKQIKVRQGDTVIISATPIPGNEKAVSNNINNLMKFDADVVFKKIAGIHVSGHGSKEEQKLMLDLIKPRYFMPVHGEQKMLMAHKKSAMETGIPAENILITQNGCKVEVTKRQVEVKGKVNAGFVLVDGLGVGDIGNIVLKDRQQLSQDGVVTIVLILNKNNNKIMEGPEIVTRGFIYAKEADDMIREAIDTLKAKLEGSDMLEERDWGALKTTIRDTASKYFYNKTKRNPMILPVIMEV is encoded by the coding sequence ATGAACAAAAACGCAAAACATGTGCAAAAGAAGGCGAACGGGACCAAGAACGCCAAAAAAGGCGGTCCCCAAGCCACCGGCGCCCCCGCGGACAGGAGAAAGAACCTGCAGAATATCCACGGCGGAGCCAAGTCCCTGAAGAAGACGGGACCCGCGCCGGCGCCTGAGAAAGAGGCGAAAAAGCAGCAGGACGCCGCAACCATCAACAGCAAAGAGGAAAAGATGTTTGTGATCCCCCTTGGCGGCCTCGAAGAGGTGGGGAAAAACATCACGGTGGTTCAATACCGCGATGAGATCATCATCATCGACGCGGGGGTGATCTTTCCCGATGAAAATCTTCTCGGGATCGATCTGGTGATCCCCGACTACACCTTCCTCGAAAACAACAAAGACAAGATCAAGGGACTCTTTGTCACCCACGGTCACGAGGACCATATCGGCGGCATCCCTTATCTCTACCAGAAAATCGACAGCTCCGTGCCCATCTACGGCGGCAAACTCTCGCTGGCCCTCGCCAAATCAAAATTTGAGGGACCCGGGTTCCTGAAAAATCTTCCCAAGATGAAGGAGGTCAAAGGAAGAAGCAAAATCAAGGTGGGAAAATATTTCACGGTGGAATTCATCAAGGTGACCCATTCCATCGCCGACAGCTACAGCGTCTTTGTCTCAACCCCCGCGGGGAATATGTTCCATACGGGAGATTTCAAGGTGGATCTGACGCCCATTGACAATGAGAGTCTCGATTTCGCCAGATTGTCCCAGATCGGAGAAGCGGGCGTGGACCTTATGCTGTCGGATTCCACCAACGCGGAAGTCGAAGGCTTCACCCCCTCGGAGCGGACCGTCGGGGAAGCGTTCCGACAGGAATTCGCCAAGGCCCAGGGCCGGATCATCGTGGCGGCCTTCGCCTCCCATGTGCACCGGCTCCAGCAGGTCATCACGACTGCCGAGGAATACGGACGGAAAGTCGCCATAGACGGGCGCTCTCTCGTCAAGGTCTTCGAAATCGCCTCGGATTTCGGTTATCTCAAAATGAAAAAAGACACGCTGATCAGCCTTTCGGACGTGGAGCGCTACCGCGACGACAAAGTCGTCATCATCTGCACGGGCACCCAGGGAGAGCCCATGTCGGCCCTTTCCCGGATCGCCAAGGGCATGCACAAGCAGATCAAAGTCCGCCAGGGCGATACCGTCATTATTTCGGCGACCCCCATCCCCGGCAACGAAAAGGCCGTTTCCAACAATATCAATAATCTCATGAAATTCGACGCCGACGTCGTGTTTAAAAAGATCGCGGGCATCCACGTCTCCGGACACGGCAGCAAAGAAGAGCAAAAGCTCATGCTGGACCTTATCAAGCCCCGGTATTTCATGCCGGTTCACGGCGAACAGAAAATGCTCATGGCCCACAAAAAATCGGCCATGGAAACGGGCATTCCCGCCGAAAACATCCTGATCACCCAGAACGGCTGCAAGGTCGAGGTGACCAAGCGCCAGGTCGAAGTCAAGGGCAAGGTCAACGCGGGCTTCGTCCTCGTGGACGGCCTGGGCGTGGGCGATATCGGCAACATTGTTCTCAAGGACCGGCAGCAGCTCTCCCAGGACGGGGTCGTCACCATTGTGCTGATTTTGAACAAAAACAACAACAAGATCATGGAAGGCCCGGAGATCGTGACGAGAGGCTTTATCTACGCCAAAGAGGCCGACGACATGATCAGAGAAGCCATCGATACGCTGAAGGCAAAGCTCGAAGGTTCGGACATGCTGGAAGAACGGGATTGGGGCGCGCTCAAGACCACGATCCGCGACACGGCTTCCAAGTATTTTTACAACAAAACCAAGAGAAACCCGATGATCCTGCCGGTCATCATGGAGGTATAA
- the mrdA gene encoding penicillin-binding protein 2, with protein MKNINKRKSDVKLSEDESRREEIFKGLIAVVFVLLALRMIQLQVFNEDKYASLAERNRVKEKTIPAPRGKIYDRYGRLVVTNGAGYRLVYMNERERDPEKIAAIAAVTGYPEEYIEKRIRYGDIFPFTRENVILENLDEEKAHKLMEKIIDYPYLQVQTYFRRRYLYDSVASHSIGYVKKISREEYERLKDKGYSQRDTIGKEGLERSYDEKLKGRDGREYIEVNALSKIQNISNIRKEPIPGNDLYMTLDMELQIYMEEQFKKDGLSGAFIALDPQNGEVLTIVSYPTYSLNMFSAQISDEDWEKIITDPQKPLSNKSIAGEYPPGSIFKVISAMTFLKQGVNPKEKFLDKNGVYTIGKWKYRAWKAGGHGYVDMRKSLIESANPYYYKLSHQLGYKPLLETAKDFGLDARTDIDVPGERKGLMPTEEWKKKRTKMIWLPGDTVISSIGQGYVTVTPIQMAMVYTRLANKGWYYPPHVGMKLVPFGSDAGQLIRGPEEFVDKTRYKPEYYTTVDDAITGAVEENNGTTKVLRTPHLRIAAKSGSAQNPHSKLTHAWVAGFFPVEKPEIVFVCILEGAGSGGQMAGGMTKLFIDKYLDVKDRREHPEAYQELEQSEAGNLPEPKKENRKKT; from the coding sequence ATGAAAAACATCAACAAAAGAAAAAGCGACGTCAAATTGAGCGAAGACGAAAGCAGGCGGGAAGAGATCTTCAAAGGCCTGATCGCCGTGGTTTTTGTGTTGCTCGCGCTGAGAATGATCCAGCTGCAGGTCTTCAACGAAGACAAATACGCGAGTCTCGCCGAGCGCAACCGGGTCAAGGAAAAGACCATCCCCGCCCCCAGAGGCAAGATCTACGACCGTTACGGACGGCTCGTCGTCACAAACGGCGCGGGTTACCGCCTCGTCTACATGAACGAGCGGGAACGGGACCCGGAAAAGATCGCGGCCATCGCCGCCGTCACCGGCTACCCCGAGGAATATATCGAAAAGCGGATCCGCTACGGGGACATTTTCCCCTTCACGCGGGAAAACGTGATTTTGGAGAATCTCGACGAAGAGAAGGCCCACAAGTTGATGGAAAAAATCATCGACTATCCCTACCTTCAGGTACAGACCTATTTCCGCAGGCGCTATCTCTACGATTCCGTCGCTTCCCACAGCATAGGCTACGTGAAAAAGATCTCCCGGGAAGAATACGAGCGGCTCAAGGACAAGGGCTATTCCCAGCGGGACACGATCGGCAAGGAAGGGCTCGAGCGCTCCTATGACGAAAAACTCAAGGGCCGCGACGGCAGGGAATACATCGAAGTCAACGCCCTGAGCAAGATCCAGAACATCAGCAATATCCGGAAGGAGCCAATTCCCGGAAACGACCTCTATATGACGCTCGACATGGAACTCCAGATCTATATGGAGGAACAGTTCAAAAAAGACGGGCTTTCGGGGGCCTTCATCGCCCTTGATCCGCAAAACGGAGAGGTTCTGACGATCGTCAGCTACCCGACCTATTCCCTCAATATGTTCAGCGCCCAGATTTCCGACGAAGACTGGGAAAAAATCATCACGGACCCGCAAAAGCCCCTGTCCAACAAATCCATCGCCGGGGAATACCCGCCGGGTTCCATTTTCAAAGTCATCTCGGCCATGACCTTTTTGAAGCAGGGCGTCAACCCCAAGGAAAAATTCCTTGACAAAAACGGCGTCTACACGATCGGCAAATGGAAATACCGGGCCTGGAAGGCAGGCGGCCACGGCTACGTGGACATGCGCAAATCGCTGATCGAATCGGCCAATCCCTATTATTACAAGCTTTCGCATCAATTGGGCTACAAACCGCTCCTGGAGACGGCCAAAGACTTCGGCCTTGACGCCCGCACCGATATCGACGTGCCCGGAGAGCGGAAGGGACTCATGCCCACGGAGGAATGGAAGAAAAAAAGGACAAAAATGATCTGGCTTCCGGGAGATACGGTCATTTCCTCAATCGGACAGGGTTACGTGACCGTGACGCCCATCCAGATGGCCATGGTCTACACGCGCCTCGCCAACAAAGGCTGGTACTATCCGCCCCATGTGGGCATGAAACTCGTCCCCTTCGGAAGCGACGCCGGACAGCTGATCCGGGGACCCGAGGAATTCGTGGACAAAACCCGCTACAAGCCCGAATATTACACGACCGTCGATGACGCCATCACCGGCGCCGTGGAGGAAAACAACGGCACCACAAAGGTTCTGCGCACGCCCCATCTCAGGATCGCCGCCAAAAGCGGATCCGCGCAAAATCCGCATTCCAAGCTGACCCATGCCTGGGTGGCGGGCTTTTTCCCCGTGGAAAAACCCGAAATCGTATTCGTCTGCATCCTCGAGGGCGCGGGCTCCGGCGGCCAGATGGCGGGCGGCATGACAAAACTCTTTATCGACAAATACCTCGACGTCAAGGACCGGCGGGAACATCCCGAGGCTTATCAGGAACTTGAACAGAGCGAGGCGGGGAATCTGCCCGAGCCGAAAAAAGAAAACAGAAAGAAGACATAA
- a CDS encoding LytR family transcriptional regulator: MAKTGENKNTMVRTKSGARRDSKLFQILITMAIIAVLAFILFRKLTNAKPVILDTTKKQLVIGNQNLIVVYENKLALVIPFAVNANKDETFGEIAEKQSDAQVLDAVNKVLPERVDEVKRIKKGEVRLDVKNQKMAPEATIDDKRVILTSSLAHLFEELYYEHTTVAASNENIIVDILNANGKVGYAKKTGEKIAADLKMKYNAANNDTPSDTSYVVLRDISKEKAQEVVMELAEKYIKIKNDVSIPTLANIVVILGKEEKISFEIAVYGKGDAAKKAAEELKSRGYKNVRNSSDAKSVDESLLEYNPEDYYIAWKIGQYLNIKNMIEKDDLNNRINVITK; encoded by the coding sequence ATGGCTAAAACAGGAGAAAACAAAAATACGATGGTAAGAACGAAGAGCGGCGCCAGAAGGGATTCCAAACTCTTTCAGATTTTGATTACCATGGCGATTATCGCCGTTTTGGCGTTTATTCTCTTTCGCAAACTGACAAACGCGAAGCCCGTGATCCTGGACACCACAAAAAAGCAGCTCGTGATCGGCAATCAGAACCTGATCGTGGTCTATGAAAACAAGCTGGCCCTCGTAATCCCCTTCGCGGTCAACGCCAACAAAGACGAAACTTTCGGAGAAATCGCCGAAAAGCAGAGCGACGCCCAGGTCCTGGACGCCGTCAATAAAGTCCTCCCCGAGCGGGTCGACGAAGTCAAGCGCATCAAAAAAGGCGAGGTCCGGCTCGACGTGAAAAACCAGAAAATGGCGCCGGAGGCGACCATAGACGACAAGCGCGTCATTTTGACCTCAAGCCTCGCCCACCTCTTTGAGGAGCTCTATTACGAGCACACGACCGTGGCCGCCAGCAACGAAAACATCATTGTCGATATTTTGAACGCCAACGGCAAGGTGGGCTACGCCAAAAAGACCGGGGAAAAAATCGCCGCGGACCTCAAGATGAAATATAACGCGGCCAATAACGACACGCCCTCGGACACAAGCTATGTCGTCCTGCGGGATATCTCGAAAGAAAAGGCCCAGGAAGTCGTTATGGAGCTCGCGGAAAAATACATCAAAATCAAAAACGACGTCAGCATCCCGACGCTGGCCAATATCGTCGTGATCCTGGGCAAAGAGGAAAAGATTTCCTTTGAGATCGCGGTCTACGGCAAAGGGGACGCCGCCAAAAAAGCCGCCGAAGAGCTCAAAAGCCGGGGATACAAAAATGTCCGGAATTCATCAGATGCAAAATCAGTCGATGAAAGTCTGCTGGAATACAATCCCGAGGATTATTACATCGCCTGGAAGATCGGTCAATACCTCAACATCAAGAATATGATCGAAAAAGACGATTTGAACAACCGGATCAACGTCATTACAAAATAA
- the mtaB gene encoding tRNA (N(6)-L-threonylcarbamoyladenosine(37)-C(2))-methylthiotransferase MtaB, with product MYTAKRAAFYTLGCKVNQYETESVKNQLLRHGFEIVDFSREADYYIVNTCTVTSIADKKSRNMLRRAKKTNQNSKLIVTGCYAQTNGKDLLPMTEIDYIVGNSGKENLLSLILALEENPETATQPRFLSDPVFSGGRYRESEPALYREMSRAYIKIQDGCDNFCAYCKIPFARGRSRSRDLRHVLEEIKTVAAEGYKEAIVIGINLGAYGLDLPEKLNFTAAMEKILEENLIERIRIGSVYPDQIDDDFIRLFRHKTLMPHLHVSLQSCDDTVLRNMKRHYDAKTIERGLTALKSAVPLMEFTGDVIVGFPGETDRMFQNTCELIERIGFAGLHVFPYSDREHTAAAALPDKAPGEIKRERARILGERKKRLAAAAREKYVGRTLSVLIEAEKGGFLYGYSENYLKTRIRIGEGCSAPAQINTIRRVMIHSIEKEMLTSNG from the coding sequence ATGTATACAGCTAAACGGGCCGCTTTCTATACGCTGGGCTGCAAAGTCAACCAGTATGAAACCGAAAGCGTCAAAAACCAGCTTCTGAGACACGGCTTTGAGATTGTGGACTTCAGCCGGGAAGCGGATTACTACATTGTCAACACCTGCACGGTCACCAGTATTGCCGACAAGAAAAGCCGCAATATGCTGCGCCGGGCAAAGAAAACCAACCAAAACAGCAAACTCATCGTGACGGGATGCTATGCCCAGACCAACGGCAAAGACCTGCTCCCCATGACGGAAATCGACTATATCGTCGGAAACAGCGGAAAGGAAAATCTCCTTTCGCTGATCCTCGCCCTCGAGGAAAATCCTGAAACCGCGACGCAACCGAGATTTCTTTCGGATCCGGTCTTTTCCGGGGGGCGGTACCGGGAATCGGAACCCGCGCTCTACCGCGAAATGTCCCGGGCTTACATCAAGATCCAGGACGGCTGCGACAATTTCTGCGCCTACTGCAAAATTCCCTTCGCCAGAGGGAGAAGCCGCTCCCGCGACCTGCGACACGTCCTTGAGGAAATCAAGACCGTCGCGGCCGAAGGCTACAAGGAAGCCATCGTGATCGGAATCAATCTCGGGGCCTACGGCCTTGATCTTCCGGAAAAACTGAATTTTACGGCAGCCATGGAAAAAATTCTCGAAGAAAACCTCATCGAGCGGATCCGGATCGGCTCCGTCTACCCCGACCAGATCGACGACGACTTTATCCGCCTGTTCCGGCACAAGACGCTTATGCCGCATTTGCACGTCTCGCTCCAGTCCTGCGACGATACGGTCTTACGCAATATGAAGCGGCATTATGACGCAAAGACCATCGAACGGGGTCTGACAGCCTTGAAATCGGCGGTTCCGCTGATGGAATTTACCGGAGACGTCATCGTGGGCTTTCCGGGAGAGACGGACCGTATGTTCCAAAACACCTGTGAGCTCATCGAAAGAATCGGTTTCGCGGGTCTTCACGTGTTTCCCTATTCCGACAGGGAACATACGGCGGCCGCCGCCCTTCCCGACAAGGCGCCGGGCGAGATCAAGCGGGAACGGGCAAGAATACTGGGCGAACGAAAAAAACGCCTGGCCGCCGCGGCCAGGGAAAAATATGTCGGCAGAACGCTTTCCGTGCTGATCGAAGCGGAAAAAGGCGGCTTTCTTTACGGCTACAGCGAAAATTATCTGAAGACAAGGATCCGGATCGGAGAGGGCTGCTCCGCTCCCGCACAGATCAACACGATCCGGCGGGTCATGATCCATTCAATTGAAAAGGAGATGTTGACGTCAAATGGCTAA
- a CDS encoding 16S rRNA (uracil(1498)-N(3))-methyltransferase gives MSALISVVITEENIGENEIAITDKRDIHHLRDVFRIVPGDKIRAVDGEKEYYTAVSAVAPEKILLTVEKTGPDVYAQGIRVHMALGVLKHDKMGFAVQKLAELGVEAVIPLLTRRVVVRLEGEDARTKKISKWQKIADETLKQCRGVRRVRITALETPEALDYEAYDLILVPYESEEDLSLKEALANFPGTPGSILVVIGPEGGFDPGEIALFKEKGARIVTLGKRILRAETAAVVTGGILFHVYS, from the coding sequence GTGAGCGCTTTGATCAGCGTCGTCATCACGGAAGAGAACATCGGGGAAAATGAAATAGCGATTACCGATAAGAGAGATATCCACCACCTGCGGGACGTGTTCCGGATCGTACCGGGCGATAAGATCCGGGCCGTGGACGGGGAAAAAGAATATTACACCGCCGTTTCCGCCGTGGCGCCGGAAAAGATTTTGCTTACCGTGGAGAAAACAGGCCCCGACGTCTATGCCCAGGGAATCCGGGTCCATATGGCCCTGGGCGTGTTGAAACACGACAAGATGGGTTTTGCGGTACAAAAGCTGGCGGAATTGGGCGTTGAGGCAGTGATTCCCCTTTTGACCAGGCGCGTCGTCGTCCGGCTCGAGGGGGAGGACGCCCGGACGAAAAAAATCTCCAAATGGCAGAAGATCGCCGACGAGACGCTGAAGCAATGCCGGGGCGTCCGCAGAGTGCGAATCACGGCCCTCGAAACGCCGGAAGCCCTTGATTACGAGGCTTATGATCTCATTTTGGTTCCTTATGAAAGCGAAGAGGACCTGAGCCTCAAAGAAGCCCTCGCGAATTTTCCGGGAACGCCCGGTTCCATTCTGGTCGTCATCGGTCCCGAGGGGGGCTTCGACCCGGGAGAGATCGCGCTTTTCAAAGAAAAGGGCGCGCGGATCGTGACGCTTGGGAAAAGGATCCTGCGGGCTGAAACCGCGGCCGTTGTGACAGGAGGAATTTTGTTTCATGTATACAGCTAA
- a CDS encoding Rrf2 family transcriptional regulator: protein MRISTKVRYGLRAVAYIAENSKDGRLVRIREISEVQDTSSQYLEQILFKLKNDGIVEGKRGPYGGYKLIKDPAAVTLYEIYQILDEEGRVIDCNEDSDKKTACEENCNTNCIWDKMDKAMKKILQETTLYDFMQNEEII from the coding sequence ATGAGAATCAGTACGAAAGTCAGATACGGATTGCGGGCCGTCGCCTACATCGCCGAAAACTCCAAAGACGGCAGACTCGTTCGGATCAGGGAAATTTCGGAAGTTCAGGACACATCATCCCAGTATCTGGAACAGATTCTTTTCAAATTGAAAAATGACGGGATCGTGGAGGGCAAACGGGGCCCCTACGGCGGCTACAAGCTGATCAAGGACCCCGCCGCCGTGACGCTCTACGAGATTTATCAAATCCTCGACGAAGAGGGGCGGGTCATCGACTGCAACGAAGACAGCGACAAGAAGACCGCCTGCGAGGAAAATTGCAACACAAACTGCATCTGGGACAAGATGGACAAAGCCATGAAAAAGATTCTGCAGGAGACGACGTTGTACGATTTTATGCAGAACGAAGAGATCATATAG
- the ruvB gene encoding Holliday junction branch migration DNA helicase RuvB, with product MESLVSDEEEDEALEVEIRSTLRPKTFDEYIGQETLKEKMLITIEAAKKRGSTLDHILLYGSPGLGKTTLAGVIANEMGVHIKITSGPVLERAGDLAAILTSLEENDILFIDEIHRLNNTVEEILYPAMEDKELDIIIGKGPSARSVRIELPNFTLIGATTRAGLLSSPLRDRFGVTHRMEFYTTAEIRTILMNGARILGVHMETEGADVLASRSRGTPRIANKLLKRVRDYCETRGNGVIDRDCAMQALELLGIDEKGLDDLDRDIIISIIDNYGGGPVGITTLSLLLGEDRRTLEEVYEPYLVKIGYLKRTNRGRVVTEKAYRHFKRGYYGNLLGDSDS from the coding sequence ATCGAAAGTCTCGTATCCGACGAGGAGGAGGACGAAGCGCTGGAGGTCGAGATCAGATCGACGCTCAGACCCAAGACCTTCGACGAATACATCGGGCAGGAAACGCTGAAGGAAAAAATGCTGATCACCATAGAGGCCGCCAAAAAAAGAGGGAGCACGCTGGACCACATCCTGCTCTACGGCTCCCCGGGACTGGGAAAGACGACGCTCGCGGGCGTCATCGCAAACGAGATGGGCGTTCACATCAAGATCACCTCGGGACCCGTTCTCGAGCGGGCGGGCGATCTTGCCGCCATCCTGACCTCCCTTGAGGAAAACGACATTTTATTTATCGATGAAATCCACCGCCTTAACAATACCGTGGAGGAAATCCTCTACCCGGCCATGGAAGACAAGGAACTCGATATCATCATCGGCAAGGGGCCTTCCGCGCGATCAGTCCGGATTGAACTCCCCAATTTTACATTGATCGGGGCGACGACCCGGGCGGGCCTTTTGAGCTCCCCTTTGCGGGACAGATTCGGCGTCACGCACCGCATGGAATTTTACACGACGGCGGAAATCCGGACAATCCTCATGAACGGCGCCCGGATCCTGGGCGTCCACATGGAGACCGAGGGCGCCGACGTCTTGGCCAGCCGAAGCCGAGGCACGCCCCGTATCGCCAACAAACTTCTGAAGCGGGTCCGGGATTACTGCGAAACCCGGGGAAACGGCGTCATCGACAGAGACTGCGCCATGCAGGCCCTGGAGCTTTTGGGAATCGACGAAAAGGGCCTCGACGACCTCGACCGGGATATCATCATTTCCATTATCGACAACTACGGCGGCGGGCCCGTGGGGATAACGACGCTGTCGCTGCTTCTGGGCGAGGACCGCAGGACCCTCGAGGAGGTCTACGAGCCTTACCTCGTCAAGATCGGTTACCTCAAGCGGACGAACCGGGGCCGGGTCGTGACCGAAAAAGCCTACAGGCATTTCAAAAGAGGATATTACGGCAATCTGCTCGGAGATTCCGACAGTTGA
- a CDS encoding DUF445 family protein: MKRFAGEGNMSWEVYIRPVSIVLIGAVIGWLTNYVAVKMLFRPHRPVFFGLIQGLIPKRRRELAENIGDVIAKNLISSQDIREKLADKDLEREMARQIDEILDKRMKDIFARHFRMLQPLMVPEVMKKIRIKIRDEILSHKDSLIEAMLSHVDIAGNLKDIIAKNVDSFSLDELETMTWTLTSRELKSIELIGAVLGAVIGFFQYLISIYW, encoded by the coding sequence ATGAAGCGTTTCGCCGGAGAAGGAAATATGTCCTGGGAAGTTTATATCAGACCCGTTTCCATCGTATTGATCGGAGCCGTCATCGGGTGGCTCACGAACTATGTGGCGGTTAAAATGCTCTTCCGCCCCCACCGACCCGTATTTTTCGGATTGATTCAGGGATTGATCCCCAAACGCCGGCGGGAACTGGCGGAAAATATCGGCGACGTCATCGCGAAAAACCTGATTTCCTCGCAGGATATCCGCGAAAAACTGGCGGACAAAGACCTCGAGCGGGAAATGGCCCGTCAGATCGACGAAATATTGGACAAGCGGATGAAGGACATCTTCGCGCGGCATTTTCGTATGCTGCAACCGCTGATGGTCCCCGAGGTCATGAAAAAAATCCGGATCAAAATCCGCGACGAGATCCTTTCGCACAAGGACAGCCTGATCGAAGCCATGCTGAGCCATGTGGACATCGCCGGCAACCTCAAGGACATTATCGCGAAAAATGTCGACAGTTTCTCTCTGGACGAGCTTGAAACCATGACCTGGACGCTGACCAGCAGGGAACTGAAATCCATAGAGCTTATCGGCGCCGTATTGGGGGCTGTGATCGGATTTTTCCAATACCTGATCAGCATATACTGGTAA